In a single window of the Nodularia spumigena CCY9414 genome:
- a CDS encoding PIN/TRAM domain-containing protein: protein MLDAIIIISFILAAAGIGFYSIELLPDGSLDAVTNLEALRLVVAVFAAIIGGAIGLSFQTSYRRLEVQVREMPLEMILTRAIGLVIGLLLANLMLAPLFLLPIPTDFGFIKPLVAVVGSILLAVTGMNLADTHGRGLLRFINPNTVETMVVEGTLKPAHTKVLDTSCIIDGRIEALLETGFLEGQILVPQFVLQELQQVADASKDQKRVRGRRGLEILTRIKKEYPERILINPVDYEDTATVDAKLVRFAQEINGTLLTNDYNLSKVASVQKVPVLNVNDLVNAVRSTYLPGDNLDLKILKEGKEPSQGVGYLDDGTMVVVEEGSNYVGGELRVVVTSALQTSAGRMIFAKPQASALA from the coding sequence ATGCTTGATGCCATTATCATTATCTCATTCATCCTAGCTGCTGCGGGAATAGGGTTCTATAGCATTGAACTACTACCCGATGGCTCCCTAGACGCGGTAACAAATTTAGAAGCCTTACGCTTAGTTGTAGCCGTCTTTGCCGCTATTATTGGCGGTGCAATCGGACTGAGTTTCCAAACGTCATATCGGCGCTTAGAAGTACAAGTCCGAGAAATGCCCCTAGAAATGATTTTAACTCGTGCTATTGGCTTGGTAATTGGGCTATTGCTAGCTAACTTAATGCTAGCCCCATTATTTTTGCTACCGATTCCCACAGATTTTGGCTTTATCAAGCCATTGGTAGCAGTGGTGGGAAGTATATTACTAGCCGTCACCGGGATGAATTTAGCCGATACCCACGGGCGGGGTTTATTGCGGTTTATTAATCCCAACACCGTAGAAACAATGGTAGTGGAAGGAACACTCAAACCTGCCCATACCAAAGTTTTAGACACCAGTTGCATTATTGATGGTCGCATTGAAGCCTTACTAGAAACCGGATTTCTGGAAGGACAAATTTTAGTCCCACAGTTTGTCTTGCAGGAATTGCAACAAGTAGCCGATGCGAGTAAAGACCAAAAGCGGGTACGGGGACGGCGCGGATTAGAAATTCTCACCCGCATTAAGAAAGAGTACCCAGAGCGCATCTTGATTAACCCCGTTGACTACGAAGATACTGCCACAGTCGATGCTAAATTAGTCCGTTTTGCCCAAGAAATCAACGGTACACTACTGACTAATGACTACAACTTATCGAAAGTAGCCAGCGTGCAGAAAGTGCCTGTTTTGAACGTCAATGACTTAGTGAATGCTGTACGTTCTACTTACTTGCCTGGTGATAATCTTGACCTGAAGATTCTCAAGGAAGGCAAAGAACCCAGTCAAGGAGTTGGCTACCTAGACGATGGCACAATGGTTGTGGTTGAAGAAGGTAGTAATTATGTCGGTGGCGAACTGCGGGTAGTCGTCACCAGTGCTTTGCAAACCTCCGCCGGACGGATGATATTTGCTAAACCCCAAGCTTCAGCTTTGGCGTGA
- a CDS encoding B12-binding domain-containing radical SAM protein translates to MKALLLYPQFPQSFWSYDRFMEIAGLKAVLPPLGIITVAALLPQSWEIKFCDRNVNLETEADWEWCDLVILSAMLVQKPDFHSLIQKAVRLGKKVAVGGPYPTSIPQDALDSGAHYLILDEGELTVPKFLEALKDGKEQGIFRSQEKPDVTQSPMPRFDLLQRNAYLMMAIQFSRGCPFNCEFCDIITLYGRKPRTKEPQQTIAELQALYDLGWRGSLFIVDDNFIGNQRNVKRLLRELIPWMKQHNYPFTFITEASVNLAEDAELLQLMNEAGFYAVFLGIETPDQDSLQATQKLQNTRNSLVEACQKINEAGMLIYAGFILGFDGERPGAGERIQAFVEQTSIPQPMLGILQALPNTALWNRLQTEQRLLASQGIDGTPMGDQNTLMNFMPSRSIDEIAKEYVEGLWTLYEPKNYLRRCFQQCLSIGSLAQRKQTMQFSPGQGLRLVAQLIWHQGLQRPEIRGQFWQQLWQILTTRPQVLNMYLGLCAAGEHFWEYRVLARQRITQQLGYDPIL, encoded by the coding sequence ATGAAAGCATTATTGCTCTACCCTCAGTTTCCCCAGTCCTTTTGGTCTTATGATCGCTTCATGGAAATCGCCGGACTTAAAGCCGTCCTGCCGCCACTAGGAATTATTACAGTTGCAGCACTATTACCCCAGTCCTGGGAAATTAAATTTTGCGATCGCAACGTCAATCTGGAAACAGAAGCTGATTGGGAGTGGTGTGACCTCGTAATCCTTTCGGCAATGCTAGTACAAAAACCAGATTTTCATAGCCTCATTCAAAAAGCAGTGCGCTTAGGCAAAAAAGTGGCAGTCGGTGGCCCTTACCCCACATCAATCCCACAAGATGCCCTGGACTCTGGAGCGCATTATTTAATTTTAGATGAGGGAGAGCTAACAGTTCCTAAGTTTCTGGAAGCCTTAAAAGACGGAAAAGAACAAGGAATCTTTCGCTCTCAGGAAAAACCTGATGTCACCCAAAGCCCAATGCCCCGTTTTGACTTGTTGCAACGGAATGCCTACTTGATGATGGCTATCCAGTTTTCTCGCGGTTGCCCCTTTAACTGCGAGTTTTGCGATATTATTACACTCTACGGTCGCAAACCACGCACAAAAGAGCCACAACAAACCATAGCCGAATTACAGGCTCTTTATGATTTAGGCTGGCGAGGGTCACTGTTTATCGTTGACGACAACTTTATTGGCAATCAGCGTAATGTCAAACGCCTCCTGCGTGAGTTGATTCCGTGGATGAAGCAGCACAACTATCCCTTCACCTTCATCACTGAAGCTTCTGTAAATTTAGCCGAAGATGCAGAACTGTTGCAATTAATGAATGAAGCTGGTTTCTATGCAGTTTTTCTGGGTATAGAAACTCCTGACCAAGACAGTTTGCAAGCAACACAAAAACTGCAAAATACTCGAAATTCTCTCGTGGAAGCTTGTCAGAAGATCAATGAAGCAGGAATGCTGATTTATGCGGGGTTTATCCTCGGTTTTGATGGAGAACGCCCAGGAGCAGGAGAAAGAATCCAAGCTTTTGTTGAACAAACTAGTATTCCTCAACCGATGTTGGGCATCCTTCAAGCTTTGCCCAATACTGCTTTATGGAACCGTCTGCAAACAGAGCAGCGTTTATTGGCGAGTCAGGGTATTGATGGCACTCCAATGGGAGACCAGAATACCTTAATGAATTTCATGCCCTCTCGCTCTATCGATGAAATCGCTAAAGAGTATGTAGAAGGCTTGTGGACATTATATGAACCCAAAAATTATCTCAGACGATGTTTTCAGCAATGTCTGAGTATTGGCTCCTTAGCGCAGCGAAAGCAAACCATGCAATTTTCTCCAGGTCAGGGTTTGCGGCTCGTTGCTCAGTTAATCTGGCATCAGGGCTTACAGCGACCTGAAATTCGTGGGCAGTTCTGGCAACAACTATGGCAAATTCTGACCACAAGGCCTCAAGTTCTCAATATGTATTTAGGACTATGCGCTGCTGGAGAACATTTTTGGGAGTACCGCGTTTTAGCTAGACAACGGATTACTCAACAACTAGGTTACGACCCAATACTGTAA
- the hemW gene encoding radical SAM family heme chaperone HemW, translated as MSQKVNISGIVSSAYVHIPFCRRRCFYCDFPVYVVGDRLRGETSGTISQYVEVLCQEIAMTAASGEPLKTIFFGGGTPSLLSIEQLQQILVTLEKQFGIAAGAEISMEVDPGTFDLAHLSGYGSVGVNRVSLGVQAFQQELLQVAGRSHSVVDILTSVELIHQVEIAEFSLDLISGLPHQSLEQWQDSLKQAVTLMPTHISIYDLTIEAGTAFGRYYKPGDKPLPTDETTVKMYETAQQVLTSAGYEHYEISNYARPGHQCQHNRVYWENRPYYAFGMGAASYIEGKRFTRPRKTQEYYQWVKAGGVIDCEVTPPKEVLLETLMLGLRLAEGVSLAMLTQKFGEEKLKEIHQCLQPYLENSWVEVFGGRLRLSDPQGFLFSNVVLADLFEKLG; from the coding sequence ATGAGTCAAAAAGTTAATATTTCTGGTATTGTCAGTTCTGCTTATGTCCACATTCCTTTTTGCAGACGGCGGTGTTTTTATTGTGATTTCCCTGTTTATGTGGTGGGCGATCGCCTCCGGGGAGAAACATCTGGTACAATCTCTCAATATGTAGAGGTGCTATGCCAAGAAATTGCCATGACGGCAGCATCTGGTGAACCTCTGAAAACGATTTTTTTTGGTGGTGGGACTCCTTCTTTACTATCTATAGAACAGTTACAACAGATATTAGTAACCCTGGAAAAACAGTTTGGTATTGCTGCTGGTGCAGAAATTTCTATGGAAGTAGACCCAGGTACGTTTGATTTAGCACATCTATCTGGCTATGGTAGCGTGGGCGTAAATCGGGTAAGTCTGGGTGTACAAGCGTTTCAACAGGAATTGTTGCAGGTTGCGGGGCGATCGCATTCTGTTGTAGATATTCTCACATCAGTGGAGTTAATTCACCAAGTAGAAATTGCCGAATTTAGCTTAGACCTCATCTCAGGTTTGCCGCATCAGTCTTTGGAACAATGGCAGGATTCTCTCAAGCAAGCAGTAACGCTGATGCCTACTCACATATCTATCTATGACCTTACCATAGAAGCGGGGACAGCTTTTGGTCGTTATTACAAACCGGGGGACAAGCCATTACCAACGGATGAAACCACTGTCAAAATGTACGAAACCGCACAGCAAGTTTTGACAAGTGCGGGTTATGAACATTACGAAATTTCTAATTATGCGCGTCCTGGGCATCAATGTCAGCATAATCGAGTGTATTGGGAAAACCGCCCTTATTATGCTTTTGGGATGGGTGCGGCGAGTTATATAGAAGGGAAGCGCTTCACTCGTCCGCGCAAAACTCAGGAGTATTACCAGTGGGTAAAAGCTGGGGGTGTAATTGATTGTGAAGTCACACCACCGAAAGAGGTATTATTAGAAACTTTAATGTTGGGGTTGCGTTTGGCTGAGGGTGTGAGTTTGGCAATGTTAACCCAGAAGTTTGGGGAAGAAAAATTAAAAGAAATTCACCAATGTTTACAACCTTATTTAGAAAACAGTTGGGTAGAAGTCTTTGGGGGAAGGTTGCGTTTATCTGATCCCCAAGGGTTTTTGTTTTCTAATGTGGTGTTGGCTGATTTGTTTGAAAAGTTGGGTTGA
- a CDS encoding formylglycine-generating enzyme family protein, with translation MMNMIYCLNPDCLHPNPDNFKYCQKCGSKLVLTERYIPRSIKPSSPPSIQTPPPSRPSIQAQTPSSPSIQTQSFEFDTATITVISKSFLGIVKSYEINRSRRSGEFFTENLGNGVVLDMVKIPGGKFLMGSPENEPKRFENESPQHSVTIQPFFTGKFTITQAQWAAVAAFDKVKIDLNPDPSNFKGANRPVESVSWNHAVEFCARISQKTGKTYRLPSEAEWEYACRAGTTTPFYFGETLTTDLANYDGNYTYGSAPKGEYRKQTTDVGKFSANPFGLYDMCGNIWEWCQDEWHKNYDNAPADARVWLIKNDNPFRLLRGGSWYDFPGDCRSAYRNNLYPDLAYGTFGFRVVCGCGAARTL, from the coding sequence ATGATGAACATGATCTACTGTCTGAACCCAGACTGTCTGCACCCCAACCCCGATAATTTTAAATACTGTCAGAAATGCGGTAGTAAGTTAGTGCTGACAGAAAGGTATATACCCCGATCAATTAAACCTTCTTCTCCCCCAAGTATTCAAACTCCACCTCCTTCTCGCCCAAGTATTCAAGCTCAAACTCCTTCTTCCCCAAGTATTCAAACTCAGTCTTTTGAATTTGATACGGCTACCATAACGGTAATAAGTAAAAGTTTTTTAGGTATAGTGAAAAGCTATGAAATTAACCGCAGTCGGCGAAGCGGCGAGTTTTTTACAGAAAACTTGGGTAATGGTGTAGTTCTAGATATGGTGAAAATTCCTGGGGGTAAATTTCTCATGGGTTCGCCAGAAAATGAGCCAAAACGATTTGAGAATGAAAGTCCTCAGCACAGCGTCACCATTCAACCATTTTTCACGGGGAAATTTACCATTACTCAAGCTCAATGGGCAGCAGTTGCAGCTTTTGATAAAGTAAAAATTGATTTAAATCCCGACCCATCCAATTTTAAAGGTGCTAATCGACCTGTAGAATCGGTTTCTTGGAATCATGCGGTTGAGTTTTGCGCCCGAATATCTCAAAAAACTGGAAAAACCTATCGTTTACCCAGTGAAGCAGAATGGGAATATGCTTGTCGGGCGGGAACGACTACGCCGTTTTATTTTGGTGAGACACTTACCACGGATTTGGCTAATTACGACGGCAATTACACTTATGGTTCTGCACCAAAGGGTGAATATCGAAAGCAAACAACCGATGTAGGAAAATTTTCTGCCAACCCCTTTGGTTTATATGATATGTGTGGTAATATATGGGAATGGTGTCAGGATGAGTGGCACAAAAATTATGATAATGCACCAGCAGACGCTAGAGTTTGGTTAATTAAGAATGATAATCCTTTTCGGCTGCTGCGCGGTGGTTCGTGGTACGACTTTCCTGGGGACTGTCGTTCTGCCTATCGCAACAACCTCTACCCAGACCTCGCGTACGGCACTTTCGGTTTTCGGGTTGTGTGTGGTTGTGGTGCTGCGAGGACTCTTTAG
- a CDS encoding helicase HerA domain-containing protein, translated as MNSSQPLGSVIEGSLTGGLEVRLHPDISVEDMRVGKFLVVHGLRSHFFCMLTDVALGTANDRIIASPPNWEDTFLREVLAGSGTYGTINLSPMLMFTPESDESLSSRNGKSANGLASFQAQTSTTMELLPVKTIPSHFSQVYEATEEDFRRVFGWEDDPQRRNFSIGKPLDMDVPVCIDLNRFVERSNGVFGKSGTGKSFLTRLLLAGVIRKNAAVNLIFDMHSEYGWEAVAEGKNVNTVKGLKQLFPGKVEVYTLDPESTKRRGVRDAQELYLSYEQIDVEDIKLCSRDLGLSDAALDNANILYSEFGKTWIVQLLNMTNEEIETFCNEKRGNKSSIMALQRKLMRMDSLKYMRAACPHNYISKIVQCLEAGKNVVIEFGSQSNMLSYMLVTNMITRRIHAHYVKKADTFLQSKNPCDRPTPLMITIEEAHRFLDSAVVQSTIFGTIARELRKYFVTLLVVDQRPSGIDNEVMSQIGTRITALLNDDKDIDAIFTGVSGAGGLRSVLAKLDSKQQALILGHAVPMPVVVKTRPYDATFYAEIGDAAWEEKPDAEVFAAAELAKADLGF; from the coding sequence ATGAATTCGTCACAACCATTAGGTTCGGTAATAGAAGGTTCTCTGACTGGGGGACTAGAAGTACGACTACACCCGGATATTTCTGTTGAGGATATGCGGGTGGGTAAATTTTTAGTTGTGCATGGACTGCGATCGCACTTTTTCTGTATGCTGACTGATGTAGCATTGGGAACGGCGAATGATCGCATTATCGCTAGTCCCCCTAATTGGGAAGATACTTTTTTACGCGAGGTTTTAGCCGGTAGTGGTACTTATGGTACGATCAACCTCTCACCGATGTTGATGTTCACTCCTGAATCTGATGAATCTTTATCGTCAAGGAATGGTAAATCAGCTAATGGTTTAGCGTCATTTCAGGCTCAAACCAGTACCACAATGGAATTACTACCGGTTAAAACTATTCCCAGTCATTTTAGCCAAGTTTACGAAGCCACTGAAGAGGATTTTCGCCGCGTATTTGGTTGGGAAGATGACCCCCAAAGGCGAAATTTTTCTATCGGTAAACCCTTAGATATGGATGTGCCAGTTTGTATCGATTTAAACCGCTTTGTTGAACGGAGTAATGGAGTATTTGGTAAATCTGGGACTGGTAAATCCTTTCTCACCCGCTTACTTTTAGCTGGGGTGATTCGCAAGAATGCGGCAGTTAACTTGATATTTGATATGCATTCAGAATATGGCTGGGAAGCAGTCGCCGAAGGTAAAAATGTTAATACTGTTAAAGGCTTAAAGCAACTATTTCCTGGTAAAGTAGAAGTCTACACTCTTGATCCTGAATCTACAAAGCGTCGGGGTGTGCGTGATGCTCAAGAACTTTATCTGAGTTACGAGCAAATTGACGTGGAAGATATCAAGTTATGCAGTCGAGATTTAGGACTGTCGGATGCAGCTTTGGATAACGCCAATATTTTGTATAGCGAGTTTGGTAAAACTTGGATTGTCCAGTTGCTGAATATGACTAACGAAGAAATCGAAACTTTTTGCAACGAAAAGCGGGGAAATAAATCTTCAATTATGGCATTGCAGCGTAAACTGATGCGTATGGATAGCTTAAAGTATATGCGAGCTGCTTGCCCCCATAATTATATCAGTAAAATTGTGCAGTGTTTGGAAGCTGGGAAAAACGTAGTTATCGAATTTGGTTCTCAGTCTAATATGCTTTCTTATATGTTGGTGACTAATATGATCACCAGACGGATTCATGCACATTATGTCAAAAAAGCCGATACATTTTTACAAAGCAAGAATCCATGCGATCGCCCCACGCCATTAATGATTACAATTGAAGAGGCGCACCGTTTCCTAGACTCAGCAGTGGTACAAAGTACAATCTTTGGAACTATCGCCAGGGAACTGCGAAAATATTTTGTAACTTTGTTAGTTGTAGACCAACGCCCATCAGGGATAGATAATGAAGTTATGTCTCAAATTGGGACACGGATCACCGCTTTGCTCAATGATGATAAAGATATTGATGCTATTTTTACAGGTGTATCTGGTGCGGGTGGTTTGCGGTCAGTATTAGCCAAATTAGATTCAAAGCAACAAGCCTTAATTTTAGGTCATGCTGTCCCCATGCCAGTGGTTGTGAAAACTCGTCCTTATGACGCAACTTTCTATGCAGAAATCGGAGATGCTGCTTGGGAAGAAAAACCAGATGCAGAAGTATTCGCTGCTGCTGAACTAGCAAAAGCTGACTTAGGTTTTTAG